The region gtctgatcagaaaactacaagaTCAAAACggacaacaataatgcttgtaacagtttcacttgcatttgcaatatttacacttccaATCACTATTACTACATATTTACCAATCCCAGTGGAACAGAGAAATTTTCTTTATGACATATTTgtacagtttcaaatgtgtaactatgtggtaaacttctacatatatcttttactgggacgagaaattcgtgaatatttctgtatgaaaatccgatgtagaaattcagtcaaataaccaTTGATTTCAAGTTCGATACAACAATTTCCATTATTCATTTAATCATTAAGTACTGTATAAATCTAGTCTTATTTAgatacgagctttcgctagTAATCAACTGTGGTTTTACCGGTAAATGAGTCCCTGAATGGGCATTGCCTATCTTGTTACTGTTTGGGGCGTTttgaaattcagctactttcctgataatgataagttgAACATTCTGCAGTTAATCTTACACTATCTTATCGTTTGGTCTCAGTGATTGCAAGTACTGTATCCATTTTACACTggtgcctgttttacagtttgttctcttgcaCGTTAGAGATGGATCTGAATTCACAGATTAGTtgtcaaatatatgaaattgcaATGGTGCTTGCATCCATCGCTAGTACGTGGTTAATAGTAGCAACATCTCTAGAACGagcggcagttgtgctcttccgtccacatctcgtttgatatagTTCTTAGGTTTAGAGGGTCTTACGTTTAGTAACAcacttttactgggacgagaaattatttatgcccccccccccccccccccatataACGCcaaccgccaggttttctcaattgTACGTACATATCTGTACAAATACAAAGTAAACCGCCCCgttataccgccaaaatccgTTCTGCACCGGTgcagggcggtatatcgggggctGACTGTATTTGATCTGATCAGTTTTATATGATCTCGTTCTGGAAATGATCCGGGGGCGAAGAAATTTTGCCACCGTCAAAACCTTGATAAAAATCCTTGTACTCGAGTCGGGGGTTTGGTTTAAGATTCCGGAACAAAAATAAACGAACAGCAAAATGAATGGTTTTATGAATGTAGGTTTTATTCGCCTTGATTTCATAAAGACTCAAATTCCGGGTTCAATTCTTTCTAATCAAATACTTCCAacttaattaattattttaacGTCACTTCTGGTTTACATGTTGTTTTTGACCGAAAAGTTTTAGCACACAACACAATAATAAATGTAATAACTAACAATTCTTATATCATATCTGACGAAAGttatcaaatcagaaaatatgaaattcaacTCAAAAAAGATCCTACAGTTTTATAAAACATAGCATGTTTTATATAAAAATCGTATTTTTCCTAAGCTATCAGTGAGGAGGTGCTCGTAAAGCTATCAGCAGCTACCCCACACTAGCTGTCATCAGCAACCCCAGTGTCAATTAAATAACCGATTAACCCGAATAACTACTCAACacaaataataacttttcaattacataaatattcaattaattgcaatttacaaatcAGTTTTATATCAATTAATGATTAACTGTTGATTGACCGCGGCTAATAATGACAGGTCCCGGTTGGTTCTAGAGAGGTATAAGGCGAGCCGGAAAATAAATGAGCACAGACAGTACCTGATATTGGGCTATTTCTTTCTGCGAATAGAAACTAACAAACGACGCGTAATTGTAAACCATTTTTTGATTTGCATATCATAAAGGGATTTAAACATCAATCGATTATCAATCTACTTTATTGAATGTATAAAAATCCGATAGTAAAGCTTACTCCGGCACAAATAGCACATATATAGGAATGAAGTTCATTCCGTAGATACTATTCAATGCTGTAAGCAATATTTATCAGTAAACTGTAAAATGCACCCAAAATACATATACGCCATTCAAAATGCAGCGTAACAGAGTCCATTGTTGACTCGAGTAACCATGGTGTCAATCATCCACGGTGATTCGGGTAAGGGAAGATTAAGTATTTCGATGCCTCGAACATGAAATAGTTTTAGcagaaattaatatttatttacaaacaCGGAACAAATTGCTTGAATACTGTAATAATAGCTAAACTGGTGGAGAAACAAAGAGAGAGAAGAGTTCTGAGTTATCAATAAGAGTTCTGAGATATCTATATGAGCTCCGCATTGTTCTTAAGAGTTTCGAATTGTTTATATAAGAGTTCCGAATTGTTCACAAGAGTTCAGAATTGTTTAAACAACTTCCGAATTATTCATCAGAGTTCCGAATTGTTTTTAAGAATTTCGAATTGTTTATTAGAATTCCGAATTGTTTTAGTCAGTTCCGAATTGTTTATAAGAGTTCTGAATTGTTTATAAGAGTTCCGAATGGtttatgaaatttacaaattgtTTATGAAAATTCCGAATTGTTTTTAAGTTCGGGATTGTTTAAGAGAATTCCAAACTGTTTATGAGAATTCCAAATTGTTTTCTAGAGTTCCGAATTGTATAGGTacagtatgtatatatatatatcatatgtaATACAGGATGTAGATCGATCATAGTCCGTTCAATATTCATCGTCAAATTGCTCATCTTCAGGTGGAGCAAAACCTTCCTGTAATACATAAACGTTACAATCAGTACTAGGGGTTGCAAGGTGTTGTGTGTACAGGGGGGCAGGGGGACAGGGTACCTACTGATCAGACATTCCTGGATATATGTTTTCACCgaggaaaatttcaaatttttaggaGCTGTCtacatcactttcatatcccaattattGTAtactcctaaatcggtactgtttatcctGGTAAACCCAGCACCTCGAAAAGCATTATCCGtattgaaggagtttttaaggaatcaaggagttctAGGGAAGAGGACATGATACTAACCTCAGTTGCGTAAAGAATTCCGAGTATATTCTTTAAAACTGCAGGTCTCTCTTCGTCTTCTCCTCCTTGACACAAAACTTCAATGTCACGTAAtttactgaaataaaaatctcTCTCTTTTTCCAAACCTTCGACCGTCAAATTTAATTCGTGCacctaaaaaaaaattcattcaaatcaaacAATATTGTTCAGAGACACACGACATGGCGACCTCCATAAATCTCCCGAAGACATCATAACTACCTACTTGCCTAAGTAATGTGATCTTTGCACTACACAATTCATGTTATAGATCCAATATTGTGGataaatgatgtcatagggcatggttcccacagtaaCACATTAATTAAAAATTCCCAGGTTTtccccaagtatttcatgggtgatttttcaattttccaaaatggAACATGGGGCCTTCAAAAAAATGAACAGATATCATCATACTACAGTCAACATCTTAGTGGTGACAAGTGATATGCATGAAAAATTGCTGAAGATAGTTGCCCTGGGATGTAgatgaatttcccaattatttccctgattaaaggaaaatttctcaaattcccaaatattccAAACTGGGATTTACTATTTccaaattcccaagttttttccaatttccctgttctgtcGGAACCATGATAGGGGTATTCATGCCGAGGCCGCCAAGAATAGGTGGCCATATCTTAAGACCGGGCCGACGGAAAATAAAGGCTGTACCTTATTGCTCAATTCTTCTAATTGTCTCGCATCACCACCAGCGCCCCCTTGTGTTTGCCTATGTGAAGCGACACCTTTAGGTTTATAAGCGCTGGTCTGTCGAGGAGGCATCGCTGCTTTAGGAGCTGTCAAAATACAACCACATACAtctacatcatcatcatcatcatcatcatcatcatcatcatccattTAGGGCTGGGGGAGGAAGGGAATGGGGACATTTCTCTCTATGCATCACATAATTGGACGGTGGAAGACAGTGTTGAAATGATGGGTTGAATCTGTCCTAGGATCAGTTTCACGGGAAAAAACTGAtctcttttgaaaatcattatctaaGGCATTTggtcttaaatcgatttaagatttaattgattttggtGAATGAAATTGGGTCCAGAATGTTGAATATAGATACCAATAGTTGATACATACAGGGTCGTTTAGTAACAGATGCGACCGGTTTTACGCGGCTTCCACCGGGATTATCAATCAACGGAGCTCCGCCTCGTCGGGCTACAGCGTCGTACTCCTTTCCGTCATAATTAGCGTCGAAAAACCTCTTAAACCACTGCAGAAACTCAAAATTATCCTGAAACTTCGATTTAATAAGTCGGTCGACTGGAATTTGCTGAAAAACATATCATTTACATGTAATTTCTCGTATGCGAGAAAGGGGCGGAGTCTAGAAGAGTTTGATTAACAGGTTACCTTATCTATTCCTAACTCTTTAAAGAGTTTCTGCACAATTTTGAAGTTGTGAATAAATTCGTGCTCCAATTTAGCTCCAAATTTCACTTTATTAAATACTCTatgtatgaaaaataaacaataaaacaatattTATGAATACCAGGCTGATGGGGAGTGGGGCCCCTTAAGGGTCAGGGGTAAAACAAACACTAGGCTATGGTGGGGCCCTACCTGTCACGGATATGACAACCACCAGGCTGAGGGTGCCCCTAAGGTTAGGAAAACGCTAGGCTGACTTGGGGCCCTAAGGGTCAGGGGTAGGACAAACGCTAGGCTGAGGGCCCCTAAATGCCGGGCTAAGGGCCTGAAGGGTCAGCGGTAGGACAAAGAGCAAGGGCCCTTAGGGTAGGAAAAACACCAAGTTGAGCTGAACTGATAAACTGATAAACAACAGACAGATTGGGGGCCCTAAGGGCAGGGAAAGCCCTACAGTCAGGAAACACACATCATCTGAGAACTAAATACATACTTATCTATATCAAACAACATATCTAACAGCTGTATATACGCACAACCTGTAAATACACAACAACAttcaaatatcatcatcatcgctaGTGACCTTGAGAACAGGACTAGCAGAGCACTAGTGGACTATGAGAGGACTGGTCTTACCATTAGACATTTGTTCTATTTTAGTAAAGTTTCCATCTAATGAACTGTTTAACCAAGCGATCATCTCATGACGACTCATATTGTCAGACGTAGCGTTCGTGCTCATTACATTGCGTACTTCAAGTGACATTGTGCTGGCTAATAGGTGGTGCTGCTCCGttcaaaatcagtctattgtATCGTATGATGTGCTGCTGTATCGGTGATTCTCAAATCGGCCACTAGGTGACACTGCTCTCTCAGTCAATCACGgctttaaataaataattaggGGCCTACAATTAGTAATCTTTAAATTTGGGACAAGATTTATAACTCTGACAAACCCGAACCCCAGAGGAGCTTgtatcccccccccccccacaagCCTGCCCTCGGTTCCTCCACCCAGACACATACATTGTCAGACTGACGACGCCAGACTGAACCAGACTCAGAATCTCTGCTGATGTGGAGGGACCGCTGGGTCAGGGAAACGCCAGCTGGACGGAGAGCTGTCACCGCCCTCAAGGGCAGGACTTGAGCTACGATATAACGTAGAGGAAACACCTACAGGTGTGAGGAGGACGAGTGAGGGAATCTTGACTGGCCCTGGCAGGCGAGGTTGATTTGATTGATGACTAATTTGAATGAACACTCCTTTACTCGCCGCTCAACTCACCGACCCCTGATCATATGAATACACACGTATATACATCATTGATTAACAATAAACAATCatatgaatacatgtatttaataAAATACGAACCAATTAAATTAGAACGTAGCGGCGAACCTGTGGTGGTCGTGCTAATTAACAACACTAAACAATTCGACAGCCCGGCGCCGACTCGATCAATACTCCTCCAGTCCGATCTTAGCAAATTAAACGTAAATAGTTTCGTATCGTAATCTTTTAATATATTATCTTAAATAAAATCTGAAAGTGTATTTAGAAATCCTCTGAAATGAGAATAAACTTATTAATAATAAAGTCAGGTGCAAAGAGGTGGCAGCACGTGATGGTGTTCATTATTTTTACCGATCACAACTGTAAAgctgaataaaaaataatttacagtAACGTAAATCCtcaaaaaaatcaattgaacgAATCTCGAAGACCAAGCACTTCTTTCATTTACAGCTTCAATAccaataaatatcaattcaattgattATATTTATAAACCGAGCCGGTTCCGATATGCGCGCGCAGCTCGTATCGAAAACTCGGTGACTTCGCAAAAAATAGGGGAAGATACGtcgttttgtttatttgtaatttgtgggtgtttttgaaaagattttaaGATGGAATGCCTGATTGGAATTCAAGGCAAGGATTTCGTGTTAGTTGCGGCGGATACTTCAGCGTCAAGAAGCGTGCTTACTATGAAATTAGGTATCAAATCTTACTTTTTCTTCTTCGAAAATCACTAAATCGAATGACTGACTGAACTTTTTTACACGTCACAAGTCTCTCTACACCGAGCCTGGTGTAAAACCTTTCATCTTTTGAGCACAGTATCCTCGGTACTACTATTAGGTGCCGCCTATATATCAAGAAAAAGTATTACATACCCTGTATGTATGTCCGACCTGGGCTCCtgggtggtaagctttttataatcggatgggcttataccaacgttagggatgacaaggaccaaaacacgtaaaagtaacacttcaaaaatatactttctatccacttcagtccacaattaatggcttaattcacaaactaacacgggtacctttcgaaataatccaattctatgtatgtttcgagtgattaatcaacattattttgagaaattaattaatttctttacaaatttcgccattggccgccgtttctctgtattgcacatgtggcatgataagacaaggggacctacaaggatttagataaaactttcaagacgaaacgacaatttttatttttgatggttttccaacctatatttcaaatcttcgtgttttccattataaataatgaaataataaattctggtaaaagaaaaatgtgaataagtgttgatttcttaatatttttcaatttcgtcgtttcgcttcgttagtttgtgctgttgtcctggcctcagtccacaggtgccagcacctccagtaattttcaaaatggcagctgtcgactctacggaaatttactctcactttacggccgatttgcacatggattaagatcgtcaggtgaggtgttataggtatcagacaaactacgaatctgttgtgtgtcgattacaacaaaaatttgacggatatcttaagagacaatgaaatgccaggcaaattacttgtcagtcaaattggctgacgaagatttcatacaaaaatgaccttcccattcctgactgtggtttgtgaaaatatccgatcgtgaaactaaaccacagacaggttactgactaggctCATTCGTACAAGATTTTTGTTCCAAAACCCTAGCTTATTAATAGTAGGCCCTGCCGTGGCCAAAAGTGATGAATCTCGATGGcgtttttgttgattttgttgtgaatattttcagatcaagataaaatgttgaaaatgaacagtcGTCAGATAATGTTAGTATCCGGTGAAGCTGGTGATACAGTTCAATTTGCTGAATACATCGCAAAGAATATACAACTTTATAAAATGAGAAATGGTTAGTGTCTCTGTGTGCCATCCCTGGACCCTGTATATGTCCCTGTAGCTGCACTCTCCCTCCCCCGCCCAGACCTGGCTGTATAATAATTGCGTtggttgtttttattttgtaggGTATGAACTATCAACGACTGCCGCCGCTCACTTCACCCGTAAAAATCTCGCCGAATTCATCAGAAGCAGGGTAAGCTCCAAATAACAGTCCATTTACTGAGTTTATTATCAGCATCCCGATATAAATCCATTAGAAGTTACCTTACACTAGTGTTATCttcaaatcaacaaatatttttaTCTTGTGATCCGAATAACAGTCCGTTTGCTTAGTTCAGTGTATAGGATTACGATAGACCTAACACTGGTGTTACCTTGTTAACTGTCTACTTCTCTCGATACAGACCCCGTATATGGTGAATCTACTATTAGCCGGTTACGATGATGAAGATGGTCCGTCTCTATACTACATGGATTACCTCGGGTCATCCGTTAAATTGCCATTCGGTTGTCATGGATATGGGGCG is a window of Tubulanus polymorphus chromosome 2, tnTubPoly1.2, whole genome shotgun sequence DNA encoding:
- the LOC141899421 gene encoding microtubule-associated protein RP/EB family member 3-like, encoding MSLEVRNVMSTNATSDNMSRHEMIAWLNSSLDGNFTKIEQMSNGCAYIQLLDMLFDIDKVFNKVKFGAKLEHEFIHNFKIVQKLFKELGIDKQIPVDRLIKSKFQDNFEFLQWFKRFFDANYDGKEYDAVARRGGAPLIDNPGGSRVKPVASVTKRPSPKAAMPPRQTSAYKPKGVASHRQTQGGAGGDARQLEELSNKVHELNLTVEGLEKERDFYFSKLRDIEVLCQGGEDEERPAVLKNILGILYATEEGFAPPEDEQFDDEY
- the LOC141899369 gene encoding proteasome subunit beta type-2-like — translated: MECLIGIQGKDFVLVAADTSASRSVLTMKLDQDKMLKMNSRQIMLVSGEAGDTVQFAEYIAKNIQLYKMRNGYELSTTAAAHFTRKNLAEFIRSRTPYMVNLLLAGYDDEDGPSLYYMDYLGSSVKLPFGCHGYGAFMSLSILDKMYKPDLTKEEAIKLLEKCVTEIQKRLCLNLKTFKVRLVDKDGIHDLAGIPCEPAVA